A region from the Mesorhizobium sp. J8 genome encodes:
- a CDS encoding FadR/GntR family transcriptional regulator, producing the protein MAGNQTSSVTDEITNSLGREILGGLFPPGATLLGEEEICARFGASRSAAREAVKILWAKGLLLTRPRRGSRIRPLKDWNFLDPAVLGWLRASATPRQFIIELLEVRLGFECEAAALAAGRNDPDEIAAIREAFEAMRAASLGQGDPVSSDAAFHEAVLAATGNRFFLPLSALIHTALQYSVPTTNALFGHPVGDLDAHGEVLKAIEAGDADRARKAMHDMLSEVLARVRGAVELTGAA; encoded by the coding sequence GTGGCAGGCAACCAGACCTCGTCGGTGACGGACGAGATTACCAACAGTCTCGGTCGTGAGATTCTCGGCGGGCTGTTTCCGCCCGGCGCGACCTTGCTTGGCGAGGAAGAGATTTGCGCCCGTTTCGGCGCCAGCCGCAGCGCCGCCCGCGAAGCGGTGAAGATCCTGTGGGCCAAGGGCCTGCTGCTCACCCGCCCGCGGCGCGGTTCGCGCATCCGGCCGCTGAAGGACTGGAATTTCCTGGACCCAGCGGTGCTGGGCTGGCTGCGCGCCAGCGCGACACCGCGCCAATTCATCATCGAGCTTCTGGAAGTGCGGTTGGGCTTCGAATGCGAGGCCGCGGCACTTGCCGCGGGCCGCAACGATCCAGACGAGATCGCCGCCATTCGCGAGGCCTTCGAGGCGATGCGCGCGGCATCCTTGGGCCAAGGCGATCCGGTGTCGTCGGATGCGGCTTTCCATGAAGCGGTGCTTGCCGCCACCGGCAACCGCTTCTTCCTGCCGCTCTCGGCGCTGATCCACACCGCGCTGCAATACAGCGTGCCGACCACCAACGCGCTGTTCGGTCACCCGGTCGGCGACCTCGACGCGCATGGCGAGGTGCTCAAGGCCATCGAGGCCGGCGATGCCGACAGGGCGCGCAAGGCCATGCACGACATGCTGAGCGAGGTGCTCGCCCGGGTGCGCGGCGCCGTCGAGCTGACAGGCGCCGCTTGA